ACACCTTCCCGTCGTTGTTGGAGAGAACCTCGTGGGAATCGTATCGGGGGCGGATATCAGAAACTCCACCCTGGAAGAATCCTCGGTGGGGAAAAACGGAGAGATGATTATCAGGGATCGCAACGTAGGGGAGATCATGGTGAAGGATGTCATCACGGTAAGCCCCTGGGATACGATAGAAGACGCCCTCCTCATTTTTCACGCGAAGCGGTTCGGTGCCCTCCCGGTAGTCGAGGGGGAGAAGCTCGTCGGGATCATCACGAAACTGGATATTCTCACCGCATTTATCGATACGCTCAGCATCAAGGAGCTCGGCGTCCGCATCGAGGTCATTCTCGGCAAGGAGAGCGATCACCTCAAGTCCCTGGTTCAACGGATCGGCGAATTGGGCCTCGATGTCAAGAGTCTCGTCCTTTCCCCCTTCCGCGATGGCTACGTCGCCTTCATCAGGATCTCAACGATAGACGTGGCTGCCGTGAAGAAGGGGCTCAGGGATTCCGGCTTTACCGTGCCGGAACTTACAGATTTTCTCGGCTGACCGTGGTCCTAGAGAATTACCCGTGCGTCCAGGACGACCAGTCCTTTCTCGTACACAGCAACGGGGTTCAGATCGAGTTCGCTGATGCGAGGGTTTTCCTCGATCAGTCGAGAGAGCCGCTCGCCGAGCTCGGCTATGGCGTCTACGTCTGCCGGGGGCCTGCCGCGCACTCCTTCAAGAACCCTCCTTCCCCTCAGATCCCCGATCATGTCGATCACGCCCTCCTTTGACAGCGGCAGCATTCGGAAAGTAACGTCTTTTAAGACTTCCACGAAGATTCCACCGAGGCCGAATGCCAGGGCATGCCCGAACTG
The sequence above is drawn from the Deltaproteobacteria bacterium genome and encodes:
- a CDS encoding CBS domain-containing protein, translated to MYVGKRMTKEVVSVSPGDSLKHANHLLKTNAIQHLPVVVGENLVGIVSGADIRNSTLEESSVGKNGEMIIRDRNVGEIMVKDVITVSPWDTIEDALLIFHAKRFGALPVVEGEKLVGIITKLDILTAFIDTLSIKELGVRIEVILGKESDHLKSLVQRIGELGLDVKSLVLSPFRDGYVAFIRISTIDVAAVKKGLRDSGFTVPELTDFLG